CTCGCCGGCTTCGCCGAGGTGGCGAAGTGCGGCTTCATCGCCGAGCCCGAGATCCTCGACATCATCGAGGCCGACGTCGAGCGCGCGACCGACCCCGGAGCGCCCGAGTTCCAGCGGGTCGTCGAGCTCGCCATCGGGGTGAAGGCGCGCGTCGTCTCCGAAGACTTCCGCGAGGGCGGGCTGCGCGAGATCCTCAACTACGGCCACACCCTCGGCCACGCCATCGAGCACGCCGAGCGCTACCAGTGGCGCCACGGCGTGGCGATCTCGATCGGCATGATGTACGCGGCCGAGCTCGGGCGCATGGCCGGATCGCTCTCCGACGAGGTGGTGGAGCGGCACCGTAGGGTGCTCTCGTCGCTCTCGCTGCCGCTGTCGTACCCCGCGGGCCGCTGGCCGGGGCTGCTCGCGACGATGCAGCGCGACAAGAAGGCGCGCGCCGGGATGCTGCGCTTCATCGTGCTCGACGACATCGCCAGGCCGCGCGTGCTCGCGGGCGTCGACGAGTCGGTGCTGCAGTTCGCGTACCAGGAGATCGCCTCCTGACGAGCGCGCTCGGAGCGCTCCGCCGCGGCGGTGTTGCCGAATGTGACGCGCGGCGCGCGACGGCCTCCGCCGCCCGGTAGATTTGATGCGTTGCGGGCGACATCCGGTCCGCGATCCCACATGACACAGGAGTTCCCGCTATGAGCCTTCGACGCCGACTCTCGGGAGGCATCGCCCTCCTCGCCAGCGCAGCCCTGCTGGCAGGATGCGCTTCGGGCGGCGACGCCGAGGCCGCCGGCACCGGCGACCCGGCAGACGCCCCGAAGATCACCTTCCTCTACTCGCCGTACGCCGATTACGCCCCGTTCTTCATCGCCGAGGAGAAGGGCTACTTCGAGGAGGCCGGGCTCGACGTCGAACTGATCTCGAAGAGCGGCAGCTCGGGCGAGACCTACCAGCAGGTCAGCACCGGCAGCATCACCGCGGGCGGCGCCACCTGGGGCGCCGGCCTGTTCAACGCGACGAAGGCGGGCGCCTCGCTCTCGGTCATCGCGAGCGTCTCGAAGGTGCCCGCCGAGGGCAAGAACCCCGCGCCGCTCATGGCCTCCGACGTCTCGGGCGTCACCGATGCGAAGGATCTCAGGGGGAAGAAGATCGGGATTCCGGGCGACGGCGGGTTCGGCATCTACTCGGTGCACCTCGCCCTCGACTCGGTGGGGCTCAGCCTCGACGACGTCGAGCTGGTCAACCTGAGCCCGGGTGACATCCCGCCGGCCATGGCCAACGGCTCCGTCGACGCGAGCTGGACGATCGAGCCCATCTCGTCGGCGATCGCCGGCGAGGACATCGGCCACGAGCTGCTGCCCGTCGACTACCAGGCGGGCGTCGAGCTGGGCGCGCTGGTGTTCAACAGCGAGTACGTCGACAAGTACCCCGAGGCCGTGACCGCCTTCACCGCCGCCTACCTGCGCGCCGTGCAGGAGCTCGAGGCCGGCGGCTGGAACGATCCGGGCGACCAGGAGATCATCGCGGAGTACACGGATCTGCCGGTCGAGACCCTCACCGCCATCGGCCTGACCCTGCAGGATCCCGACGGCGCCATCGACTGGGAGGACGTGGCCCGCCAGGAGGCCTTCTTCCGCGAGCGCGGCGCCCTCGAGTTCGACGGCCCGTCGGGCATCGAGGAGGTCTTCCGCGACGACATCCTGCAGCAGGCGGTCGCGCAGGCCTCGGAGCAGGCAGCGGCGAAGTGACGAAGCCCGGCATCTCCATCCGCAACCTCTGGAAGGCGTTTCCCGACGCCGACTCGAAGGGCGACGTGCTCGTCGCAGTCGAGGACGTCTCGCTCGAGATCGGCGAGAAGGAGTTCGTCTGCGTGCTCGGCCCGTCCGGGTGCGGGAAGAGCACCCTGCTGCGGGTGGCGGCCGGGCTCGAGAAGCCGAGCCTCGGCTCGGTCGTGACGCAGAGCCGCCCGTCGGTGGTGTTCCAGGAGCACGGCGTGTTCCCGTGGCTCACGGTCGCCGAGAACGTCGGCTACCCGCTGAAGCTGCGCGGCATGCCGCGCGCCGCCCGCCGCGAGCGGGTGCGCGAGCTGCTCGACCTGGTGGGGCTCTCCGACTTCGGCAGCTACTACCCGGCGCAGATCTCGGGCGGCATGCGTCAGCGCACCTCGGTGGCGCGCGCTCTCGCCGACGACGGCGACGCGCTGCTCATGGACGAGCCCTTCGGCGCGCTCGACGAGCAGACCCGCGTCGCGCTGCAGCAGGAGCTGCTGCGCATCTGGGAGCAGACCTCGAAGTCGGTCATGTTCATCACGCACAGCGTCGACGAGGCGCTCACGCTCGCCGACCGCGTCGTGGTGATGTCGCGCCGGCCCGGCCGCATCGTGGCCGAGATCGAGATCCCGTTCGAACGGCCGCGCGACATCATCGAGCTGCGGCGCGATCCGCGCTACGGCGAGATCACCTATCAGCTCTGGAACCTGCTCGAGCAGGACGCGGCGGGGGGGGGGGGGGAGGAGGCGGCGTGACCGCTCAGGTGGAGGAGACCCGGCAGGATCCGACGGCGTCGCGGGAGGAGGTCACGCGCAAGCTGGCCGCGGCGGTGCAGGCCGAGAAGGGCTCGCCGTGGATCCGCCGCATCGGTCCGTACACCCCGCTGCTGCTCATCCTCGTCTGGGAGGTGCTCAGCCGCGCCGGCGTGCTCGACGCGCGGTTCTTCCCGCCGCCGAGCTCGATCGTCGAGACGTTCGTGAAGATGCTGATGGACGGTGTGCTCATCGAGCACACCGCGATGACGCTGTCGCGCATCTTCGTCGGCTTCCTGATGGGTGCGATCCCGGGCGTGCTGCTCGGGGTGCTGCTCGGCACCGTTCGCCCGCTGCGCCAGCTGCTCGAGCCGATCTTCTCGAGCCTGCTGCCCATCCCGAAGGTCGCGATCTTCCCGCTGCTGCTGCTCATCTTCGGGCTCGGCGAGACGAGCAAGTACGTGATCGTCGCCATCGGCGTCTTCTTCTACCTGTTCTTCAACACGATGAGCGGCGTGATGCAGACGCCCTCGCTGTTCGAGGACGTGGCGCGCGCGAACGGCGCGACCCGGCTGCAGCGGTGGTTCACGGTGTCGTTCTCGTACGCGCTGCCGTCGATCTTCACGGGCATGAAGCTCGCGACGGGCGGCGCGTTCGTGATCATCGCGGCGTCGGAGTTCGTGGGTTCGCAGAGCGGCCTCGGCTACCTCATCTGGAGTTCGTGGTCGACGTTCGCGGTCTCGAAGATGTACGTCGGCATCGTCACCATCTCGGCGCTCGGCTACGGCGCGACGGCTCTCGAGGGTTTCGTCGAGCGCCGCGTGGTGCCGTGGGTGAAGTACTGAGCGGGGCGCCGTGGACGCGCTGATCGAGGTCGCGGCTCACCGCCTGAAGGGCGACGTGGCGGCCGCGCTCGCACCCTTCGCCGATGCGGGGCGAGCGCGCGGCATCGAGGCCGAGGACGCGGATCTCGCGGCGCGCTGGATCGTGCAGGCCGAGCGTCTCGGGTTGACCGGGTTCGGCGTCGACATGCTGCTGCGCGACCTCGCGCACGTCTCGGGCTCAGGCCCGGGGGCGCCCGCGACGCGCGACGCGCGGGATGCTGCTGCGGACCCTGCGACCGGCCGGGAGTCGGCGGTGGACGCCGGTGCGACCGGCTCGGGGGCGATCGACGGCATCGATGCGACCGGCGCCCCCGGACCGCTGGCGCTCGCGGCGGCGGTGAGGATCGCCGCCGCGTCGACGGCCGCCCACGGCATCGGGCTGGTCGGCGTCCGCAACGTCGGCGCGCTCGGCGTGCTCGGGCTCGCGGCGCGCTCCCTCGCCGAGGCGGGGGCGGTCGCGCTCGTCTCGGCGCAGGCGCCGGCGATGGTGGCGCCGTGGGGCGGATCCTCGCCCGCGATCGGCACCAACCCGCTCGCCTTCGCCGCACCGCGAACCGGCGGATCGCCGCTCGTGGCCGACTTCGCCACCTCCCGCATCACGCTCGCCGAGCTGCGCCGTCGTCGCGAGGCGGGGGAGCCGCTGCCCGAGGGCGTCGCACTCGACGCGCAGGGCCGGCCGACCGTCGCCGCCGATGCCGCGGCCGCCCTGCTGCCCGAA
The genomic region above belongs to Leucobacter muris and contains:
- a CDS encoding ABC transporter substrate-binding protein produces the protein MSLRRRLSGGIALLASAALLAGCASGGDAEAAGTGDPADAPKITFLYSPYADYAPFFIAEEKGYFEEAGLDVELISKSGSSGETYQQVSTGSITAGGATWGAGLFNATKAGASLSVIASVSKVPAEGKNPAPLMASDVSGVTDAKDLRGKKIGIPGDGGFGIYSVHLALDSVGLSLDDVELVNLSPGDIPPAMANGSVDASWTIEPISSAIAGEDIGHELLPVDYQAGVELGALVFNSEYVDKYPEAVTAFTAAYLRAVQELEAGGWNDPGDQEIIAEYTDLPVETLTAIGLTLQDPDGAIDWEDVARQEAFFRERGALEFDGPSGIEEVFRDDILQQAVAQASEQAAAK
- a CDS encoding Ldh family oxidoreductase yields the protein MDALIEVAAHRLKGDVAAALAPFADAGRARGIEAEDADLAARWIVQAERLGLTGFGVDMLLRDLAHVSGSGPGAPATRDARDAAADPATGRESAVDAGATGSGAIDGIDATGAPGPLALAAAVRIAAASTAAHGIGLVGVRNVGALGVLGLAARSLAEAGAVALVSAQAPAMVAPWGGSSPAIGTNPLAFAAPRTGGSPLVADFATSRITLAELRRRREAGEPLPEGVALDAQGRPTVAADAAAALLPEGRLGSLTGLLVEVIAGAAVGGRAPSGEAAAGRGAVIIAFDPARAGGSGIAETCAEIAAEWRAAGGHVPGRFDALPQGHEDLEGAVALTQHQYDALLARGAEGAS
- the aroB gene encoding 3-dehydroquinate synthase; amino-acid sequence: MSDTPTLIEVTGDTDYTVTVGRGVLDRVPEALGDRVAKVLIVHTATVGRLADELRSSLQQRYGQVLLAEVPDAESAKRVEVAAFCWQIMGQADFTRTDAVIGLGGGAVTDLAGFVAATWLRGVRLVQIPTTVLGMVDASVGGKTGINTAEGKNLVGCFYAPSAVICDIELLDTLPKNEILAGFAEVAKCGFIAEPEILDIIEADVERATDPGAPEFQRVVELAIGVKARVVSEDFREGGLREILNYGHTLGHAIEHAERYQWRHGVAISIGMMYAAELGRMAGSLSDEVVERHRRVLSSLSLPLSYPAGRWPGLLATMQRDKKARAGMLRFIVLDDIARPRVLAGVDESVLQFAYQEIAS
- a CDS encoding ABC transporter ATP-binding protein produces the protein MTKPGISIRNLWKAFPDADSKGDVLVAVEDVSLEIGEKEFVCVLGPSGCGKSTLLRVAAGLEKPSLGSVVTQSRPSVVFQEHGVFPWLTVAENVGYPLKLRGMPRAARRERVRELLDLVGLSDFGSYYPAQISGGMRQRTSVARALADDGDALLMDEPFGALDEQTRVALQQELLRIWEQTSKSVMFITHSVDEALTLADRVVVMSRRPGRIVAEIEIPFERPRDIIELRRDPRYGEITYQLWNLLEQDAAGGGGEEAA
- a CDS encoding ABC transporter permease, translated to MTAQVEETRQDPTASREEVTRKLAAAVQAEKGSPWIRRIGPYTPLLLILVWEVLSRAGVLDARFFPPPSSIVETFVKMLMDGVLIEHTAMTLSRIFVGFLMGAIPGVLLGVLLGTVRPLRQLLEPIFSSLLPIPKVAIFPLLLLIFGLGETSKYVIVAIGVFFYLFFNTMSGVMQTPSLFEDVARANGATRLQRWFTVSFSYALPSIFTGMKLATGGAFVIIAASEFVGSQSGLGYLIWSSWSTFAVSKMYVGIVTISALGYGATALEGFVERRVVPWVKY